In Thermodesulfobacteriota bacterium, one DNA window encodes the following:
- a CDS encoding pyridoxamine 5'-phosphate oxidase family protein: MEKTGTLKSFLKDLFSTQRLAVLATQSEKQPYGSLVAFAATRDLRHLLFATTRATRKYDNISSNPRIAMVVDNRSNQEADFYQAAAVTATGVVKETEGRERVRFQKLYLAKHPYLKEFVSSPTCALLKVEVDAYYVVRHFQNVVKLPVKKKGASIKGRSKRLQKRRFA; encoded by the coding sequence ATGGAAAAGACCGGGACGCTGAAATCCTTTTTGAAGGATCTCTTTTCGACGCAACGGCTGGCCGTTCTGGCCACCCAGAGCGAAAAGCAACCCTACGGAAGCCTGGTCGCTTTTGCCGCGACCCGTGACCTGAGGCACCTCCTCTTTGCAACCACCCGGGCCACCCGGAAATATGACAACATCTCCAGTAACCCGAGGATCGCCATGGTCGTGGACAATCGATCGAACCAGGAGGCCGATTTTTATCAGGCGGCGGCGGTGACCGCGACCGGGGTGGTCAAAGAGACGGAGGGCAGAGAGAGGGTCCGCTTTCAAAAACTCTATCTGGCCAAACACCCCTACCTCAAAGAGTTTGTCTCCTCCCCCACTTGTGCACTGCTGAAGGTCGAGGTGGATGCCTACTATGTGGTTCGCCATTTTCAAAATGTGGTGAAGCTTCCCGTCAAGAAAAAGGGGGCTTCTATCAAGGGTCGTTCCAAAAGGCTTCAAAAGAGGAGGTTCGCATGA
- a CDS encoding cryptochrome/photolyase family protein codes for MKQAALIFPHQLFKSSPVLSKEREIFLVEAPCFFFGGAIPLKFHKKKLLLHRASMQAYKKRLEAQGYRLHSLDFREDLFKSLRQKKVEEIWFVDPVDRGLEEGLKQEARKGRMGLHRLPSPASLTPEEWLLSFFKGAGHFSMTRFYMAQRKRLKILLEGDRPIGGKWSFDPENRKKIPMGVSIPAWPSSESNPRVEEA; via the coding sequence ATGAAGCAGGCCGCCCTCATCTTCCCCCATCAACTTTTTAAATCCTCTCCCGTCCTCTCGAAGGAGAGGGAGATCTTTTTGGTGGAGGCCCCTTGCTTCTTCTTCGGAGGGGCGATCCCCCTCAAATTCCACAAGAAAAAACTTCTGCTCCACCGGGCCTCGATGCAGGCCTATAAGAAAAGGCTTGAGGCGCAAGGTTATCGCCTCCACTCCCTCGATTTTCGAGAGGATCTTTTTAAGTCCCTTCGCCAAAAGAAGGTCGAAGAGATCTGGTTTGTGGACCCGGTGGACAGGGGGCTCGAAGAAGGGTTGAAGCAAGAGGCCCGAAAGGGACGGATGGGCCTTCACCGATTACCCAGCCCGGCATCTCTCACCCCCGAGGAGTGGCTCCTCAGCTTTTTCAAAGGGGCCGGTCATTTCTCCATGACCCGCTTCTACATGGCCCAGAGAAAGAGGTTGAAGATCCTGCTCGAAGGGGACAGGCCCATCGGGGGGAAGTGGAGCTTCGATCCCGAGAACCGGAAGAAGATTCCCATGGGGGTTTCCATCCCAGCATGGCCCTCCTCCGAATCGAATCCTCGGGTCGAAGAAGCGTAA